In Jaculus jaculus isolate mJacJac1 chromosome 4, mJacJac1.mat.Y.cur, whole genome shotgun sequence, a single genomic region encodes these proteins:
- the Nxph2 gene encoding neurexophilin-2: protein MRLRPLPLVVVPGLLQLLFCESKGVVPATDGLEWEDKDTPGTLVGNVVPSRITSPLRLFVKQSRVPTPGPLAYADSMENFWDWLANITEVQEPLTRTKRRPIVKTGKFKKMFGWGDFHSNIKTVKLNLLITGKIVDHGNGTFSVYFRHNSTGLGNVSVSLVPPSKVVEFEVSPQSTLETKESKSFNCRIEYEKTDRAKKTALCNFDPSKICYQEQTQSHVSWLCSKPFKVICIYIAFYSVDYKLVQKVCPDYNYHSETPYLSSG from the coding sequence CTATTCTGTGAGAGTAAAGGAGTGGTACCTGCCACAGATGGTTTGGAGTGGGAAGACAAGGATACTCCGGGGACCCTGGTTGGAAACGTGGTGCCCTCAAGGATCACCAGCCCTCTTCGCCTATTTGTGAAGCAGTCTCGTGTGCCAACGCCAGGACCCCTGGCCTATGCAGACAGCATGGAAAACTTCTGGGATTGGTTAGCCAACATCACAGAGGTTCAGGAACCCCTGACAAGAACTAAAAGGCGACCAATAGTAAAAACaggaaaatttaagaaaatgtttggaTGGGGTGACTTTCATTCCAACATTAAAACTGTCAAACTCAACCTTCTCATCACAGGGAAAATTGTCGACCATGGAAACGGAACCTTCAGTGTTTATTTCCGACATAATTCAACCGGCCTAGGCAATGTTTCCGTAAGCTTGGTACCTCCCTCTAAAGTAGTGGAATTTGAAGTTTCACCACAGTCTACCTTGGAGACCAAGGAATCCAAATCTTTCAATTGTCGCATTGAGTATGAAAAAACAGATCGGGCAAAGAAGACGGCTCTGTGTAACTTTGACCCATCCAAGATCTGCTACCAGGAGCAAACTCAGAGCCACGTGTCCTGGTTATGTTCCAAGCCCTTTAAGGTCATCTGCATTTACATTGCCTTTTACAGTGTCGATTATAAACTTGTGCAAAAGGTTTGTCCTGACTACAACTATCACAGCGAGACCCCATACTTATCTTCTGGATGA